One Faecalispora anaeroviscerum genomic window carries:
- the rpsL gene encoding 30S ribosomal protein S12 encodes MPTFNQLVHKGREVSERKAKAPALLKGWNSKKRIAIDQDSPQKRGVCTSVKTATPKKPNSALRKIARVRLSNGIEVSAYIPGVGHNLQEHSVVMIRGGRVKDLPGVRYHIIRGTLDAQGVAKRMQARSKYGAKRPKPGAAKKG; translated from the coding sequence ATGCCCACGTTTAACCAGCTGGTCCACAAGGGCAGAGAAGTCAGCGAAAGAAAGGCTAAGGCCCCGGCGCTTTTAAAAGGTTGGAACTCTAAGAAACGAATTGCAATCGATCAGGATTCCCCCCAAAAGCGCGGCGTTTGTACTTCTGTCAAGACCGCTACCCCGAAAAAGCCTAACTCTGCACTCAGAAAGATCGCCAGAGTACGTCTTTCCAACGGCATTGAAGTTAGTGCTTATATTCCGGGTGTCGGCCACAATCTGCAGGAACACAGTGTTGTAATGATCCGCGGCGGTCGTGTAAAGGACCTGCCTGGCGTGCGTTACCACATTATTCGCGGAACTCTGGATGCCCAGGGTGTTGCGAAGCGCATGCAGGCCCGTTCCAAGTACGGTGCGAAGCGTCCGAAGCCCGGCGCTGCGAAAAAGGGCTAA
- the rpsG gene encoding 30S ribosomal protein S7: MPRRGSIAKRDVLPDPLYKSKLVTRLINNIMLDGKKGVSQKIVYGAFDIVSEKTGKDPLEMFEQAMENVMPALEVKARRVGGATYQVPMEVRPERRQTLGLRWVTRYSRLRSEKTMKERLAGEILDAINGAGGAAKKRDDTHKMAEANRAFAHYRW; encoded by the coding sequence GTGCCAAGAAGAGGTTCTATTGCAAAACGTGATGTTTTGCCCGATCCGCTTTACAAATCCAAGCTTGTCACCAGACTGATCAATAATATTATGCTGGACGGTAAGAAGGGGGTTTCCCAGAAGATCGTTTACGGCGCGTTTGATATTGTCAGTGAAAAAACTGGAAAAGACCCGCTCGAAATGTTTGAGCAGGCAATGGAAAACGTAATGCCCGCTTTGGAGGTAAAAGCCCGCCGCGTGGGCGGTGCTACCTACCAGGTTCCTATGGAGGTTCGCCCCGAAAGAAGGCAGACGTTGGGTCTGCGCTGGGTTACCCGTTATTCCAGACTGAGATCTGAAAAGACCATGAAAGAAAGACTTGCCGGAGAAATCCTTGATGCGATTAATGGTGCCGGTGGCGCTGCCAAGAAGCGTGATGACACGCATAAGATGGCGGAAGCCAACAGGGCGTTTGCTCATTACAGGTGGTAA